Proteins encoded within one genomic window of Episyrphus balteatus chromosome 1, idEpiBalt1.1, whole genome shotgun sequence:
- the LOC129907387 gene encoding uncharacterized protein LOC129907387: MSKSTISDDYPVDDLDAEFHSNIKLAKSILKTLKRPKDREITSRLIDRVKALNSNSLEVKSNRNKFTKYFLKVLQRNSDTQPKEYDQWFKPSEHREPTQTALWSSDRRTFIATKTIPGFGLLVYMAVTYEPELGWQDYGFLSYDFTNTAQY; the protein is encoded by the exons atgtcaaaatcaacaATCTCCGATGATTACCCAGTAGACGATCTAGACGCCGAGTTTCATTCTAATATAAAATTAGccaaatcaatattaaaaactttgaaGCGACCAAAAG ATCGTGAAATTACATCACGTTTGATAGACCGTGTGAAAGCCCTAAATTCAAATAGTTTAGAAGTCAAATCGAACcgaaataaatttacaaaatattttctaaaagttcTTCAAAGAAACAGCGATACCCAGCCAAAGGAATATGATCAATGG TTCAAACCAAGCGAACATAGAGAACCTACACAAACAGCTTTATGGTCTTCCGATCGTCGCACTTTTATAGCAACAAAAACAATTCCCGGATTTGGTTTGCTTGTTTACATGGCAGTAACTTATGAGCCTGAATTAGGTTGGCAAGACTATGGATTTCTGTCCtatgattttacaaatacagcacaatattga
- the LOC129921554 gene encoding uncharacterized protein LOC129921554, producing MLKQLIVALIVALCLINTCSAIKCYSCRSTTDPRCADEKMDEALLKQLRQVDCDAVPRLTSLSTPLPVTKCNKVVTRDRAGVIVSRDCQFEEYGDDPNKCSVSHSLQVESCQICKGDLCNSATGYTAMGVMTLLGVYFMTLVL from the exons ATGTTGAAGCAATTGATCGTTGCCCTAATTGTGGCATTATGTTTAATAAACACCT GCTCCGCAATTAAGTGCTATTCCTGCCGATCGACAACCGATCCCCGATGCGCAGATGAAAAAATGGATGAGGCACTTTTGAAACAATTGAGACAAGTCGATTGTGATGCAGTTCCCAGGCTTACAAGCTTATCCACCCCTCTGCCAGTGACCAAGTGCAACAAGGTCGTAACCAGGG ATCGCGCTGGGGTCATTGTGTCACGAGACTGTCAATTCGAAGAGTACGGAGATGATCCAAACAAATGCTCAGTTAGCCACAGTCTACAAGTTGAAAGTTGTCAGATTTGTAAAGGCGATTTATGTAATTCCGCAACTGGTTACACTGCAATGGGCGTTATGACTTTGTTGGGAGTGTATTTTATGACTCTTGTACTTTAA
- the LOC129906599 gene encoding uncharacterized protein LOC129906599 — translation MASKYLFVVAIAFSLLAFVICIPKAATPASVTATEDEDPKQLFFGAQGKETSTPDFVRLVVMRIIYGIASTMGAEERLAEIFNGAFVPPGEDDGDYGLDFGGIDGIFEDR, via the coding sequence atggcatcaaagtATCTTTTTGTCGTTGCAATTGCATTCAGTTTATTGGCTTTTGTGATTTGTATTCCAAAAGCTGCTACTCCTGCTAGTGTTACTGCTACAGAAGATGAAGATCCTAAACAACTTTTCTTTGGAGCCCAGGGCAAGGAGACCTCAACACCAGATTTTGTTCGATTGGTTGTGATGCGGATAATTTATGGAATTGCATCAACAATGGGAGCCGAGGAACGACTTGCGGAAATATTCAATGGAGCCTTTGTACCGCCAGGTGAGGATGATGGTGATTATGGACTTGATTTTGGAGGAATCGATGGAATTTTTGAAGATAGATAA